DNA from Campylobacter concisus:
GCCCCGCCACGTGTGAAAAATTTACTCGATACCTCATTTGCGCTCACAAGTCCGTGCTGGCTCATCTCAAAGATGCCAACCTCGCTCGTCGAGCCAAAGCGGTTTTTAAATCCACGCAAAATTCTAAGCTCTCTACTCGCATCGCCCTCAAAATAAAGCACTACATCGACCATGTGCTCAAGCACTCTAGGCCCTGCGATCGAGCCCTCTTTGGTTATGTGACCGATGATGAAAACGCAGATATTTTGGTTCTTTGCAAGCCTCATCAGCTCAAATGTGATCTCGCGAACCTGCGTGATAGATCCTGGAGCGGAGGTTATATTTTGGCTATAAAGCGTTTGTATGGAGTCTATCACTAGCACCTTGTAGTCGCTCTTTTGCACTTCTAGTAGGATATCTTCTAGGCAAATTTCAGTTAGTAGGTATAAATTTTTATCCACCGCATTTAGCCTGTTGGCTCTCATTTTTATCTGGCTTTGGCTCTCTTCGCCGCTTACATAGAGCGTTTTTTTGCCGTCTTTTGCTAAATTTGAGCCGATTTTTAGAAGTAGGGTTGATTTGCCAATGCCAGGACTGCCGCCTATAAGCACAAGTGAGCCCTCAACCACGCCACCGCCAAGAACAAGGTCTAGCTCGCTATCTTTGGTGCTAAATCTCGTGAAATTTTGAATTTCAACTTCGTCTATGCTTATGGCTTTGCTAGGTGTGCTGCTGCTTTTTGCTATCTCTTTACTTATCTTTATCTCTTGTTGGCTAAGCTCGACAAAGCTATCCCAAGCCCCACATTGTGGGCATTTGCCCAGCCACTTTGCCTGTTGATTACCGCAAGCTTGACACTCAAAAACTGGCTTTGCTTTTGCCATAATATATCCTTTTTAAAATTTCAACTACTATCACTCCAAAAGTCGCTCCGATCATGTCAGCCACGATGTCAAGCAGGCTAAAGCTCCTATTTGGTAAAAAAGCCTGAACGAGCTCTATTTGCACGCCAAAGGCTAAAAGTAGGGCTAAATTCTTTAAAATTTTAAACTCATAGCCAAGGTAGAGCAGTATATAAAGGACGAAAAAGGCTAAAAAATGGTTTGCTTTGTCCCACGAATTTTCGATGATCGCGGGACTTTTTGGAGTAAATGCAAGAAAATCAATCGCCAAAAGAGCAGCGAAAAAGCAAATTTTACTAAGAAATTTTACCCTACTCAAAAATGGCGTCCATCAGCTCGTCTAAAAACTCGTCTGGGTTAAATTTGATGATATCATCCATGCTCTCGCCAACGCCTATATAAAATATAGGTAGCTCAAGCTCCCTTGCCACGCCAAATAGCGCTCCGCCCTTTGCAGTGCCATCAAGCTTTGTGATGATGACGCCATCAAGCGAGACGATCTCGTTAAATGCCTTTGCCTGTGCGACGCCAGCGTTGCCCTGCGTGCCATCAAGGATGAGGATCTTGCGGTGAGGCGCCTTTTCGTAGGCTTTTTTGCTGATGCGAACGATCTTGTCAAGCTCGTTTGCTAAATTTGTCTGATTTTGAAGCCTGCCAGCCGTGTCTAGGATGACGCGGTCGATGCCTTTTGCAAGGGCCGAGCTGATCGTGTCGTAGGCAACTGCTGAAGGATCATGCCCTTGCTGGGTGGCGACTATAGGCACATTTAGTCTGATAGACCACTGGCGCAGCTGCTCGATCGCCCCAGCTCTAAATGTATCGCAAGCGCCCAAAATGACGCTTTTGCCGTTATTTTTATATAAATTTGCTAGCTTTGCGATGGTCGTCGTCTTTCCAGCGCCATTTACGCCAAGGATAAGATCGACAAATGGCTTATCAGGCTCGATCACGCGCTCGTTTTCGTAGATAAAATAGCTACTCATAACGCGTCTAAGATCGGCTCTGCTCACTTCATCTTGTGGCGGCAAGTAGTATAAAATCTCCTCTACGATCTCGTAAGCCACGTCAGCTTCTAGTAAAATTTCCTCTAAGCTCTCTTTGTCGATCTTTTTCGACTTTTTAGCCGAGCTTATCGCTCCAAAGGTCTTTTCAAAGCCTCTTTTTAAAAACTCAAGCATTATTTTATGGCCCTATTTATGTCAGTTTCAAGCATCTCTTCAGGCACAAGACCGATGTAGCCTTGAGCGTAGTCGCCATTTGCTTTAAAAAGCGCAGATGCTGGGAGTCCTTTGATGCCGCCCATCGCCTTTTCAAATAAGAAATTTCCCTCGCCGACTGCGATGTCGTATTTGATCTTATATTTTTGTGCAAATTCTTTTACTTCGTCCTCGCTCTTGTCTTCAAGCAAGACGCCAACGATGTTTAACTCGTTTTTAAATTTCTCACTTAGGTTGTTTAAGTGCGGGATCTCAGCCTTGCATGGTGGGCACCAAGTAGCGAAAAATACGTAAAGTGTCGCTTTTTTGCCATCTTTTACGTCAAAGCCATTGCTTCTTTTGGTTACTTGCATCGTGCTGCCACTTATGAGCTTTAAATTTATCTCATTTGTCTCTTTTGTGTCGCCGCTTTGCGTGTTTTCGCTAGTTTTTAAAGCTGGCGTCTCTTTGCTCGTGTTTTCATCTTTGGTGATGTTTTTTTCTGTTAAATTTTTACTTTCTACGGCTTGCTCACTTGGCTTTTGCTCGCTTTTTTTACTCGAATCATCGCCGCATCCAAAAAATGCAAAAAGGCAAAGTAATGTTATAATTGCTCGTTTTAGTGTCATAAATTTCCTTTAGAATAAGATCTCGGGATTATACAAGAAAGAGCAT
Protein-coding regions in this window:
- a CDS encoding VanZ family protein, encoding MSRVKFLSKICFFAALLAIDFLAFTPKSPAIIENSWDKANHFLAFFVLYILLYLGYEFKILKNLALLLAFGVQIELVQAFLPNRSFSLLDIVADMIGATFGVIVVEILKRIYYGKSKASF
- the radA gene encoding DNA repair protein RadA, with translation MAKAKPVFECQACGNQQAKWLGKCPQCGAWDSFVELSQQEIKISKEIAKSSSTPSKAISIDEVEIQNFTRFSTKDSELDLVLGGGVVEGSLVLIGGSPGIGKSTLLLKIGSNLAKDGKKTLYVSGEESQSQIKMRANRLNAVDKNLYLLTEICLEDILLEVQKSDYKVLVIDSIQTLYSQNITSAPGSITQVREITFELMRLAKNQNICVFIIGHITKEGSIAGPRVLEHMVDVVLYFEGDASRELRILRGFKNRFGSTSEVGIFEMSQHGLVSANEVSSKFFTRGGAMSGSAITIIMEGSRALSIEIQALVCESAYPKRSSTGFERNRLDMLLALLERKLEIPLGHYDVFINVSGGVKISETAADLAVIAAIISSFKNRPISKDSVFIGELSLNGEIREIFNLDQRLKEAKTQKFKNAIIPNKPLDTQGLKCFYAKDITQVLEWM
- the ftsY gene encoding signal recognition particle-docking protein FtsY, whose product is MLEFLKRGFEKTFGAISSAKKSKKIDKESLEEILLEADVAYEIVEEILYYLPPQDEVSRADLRRVMSSYFIYENERVIEPDKPFVDLILGVNGAGKTTTIAKLANLYKNNGKSVILGACDTFRAGAIEQLRQWSIRLNVPIVATQQGHDPSAVAYDTISSALAKGIDRVILDTAGRLQNQTNLANELDKIVRISKKAYEKAPHRKILILDGTQGNAGVAQAKAFNEIVSLDGVIITKLDGTAKGGALFGVARELELPIFYIGVGESMDDIIKFNPDEFLDELMDAIFE
- a CDS encoding TlpA disulfide reductase family protein, which translates into the protein MTLKRAIITLLCLFAFFGCGDDSSKKSEQKPSEQAVESKNLTEKNITKDENTSKETPALKTSENTQSGDTKETNEINLKLISGSTMQVTKRSNGFDVKDGKKATLYVFFATWCPPCKAEIPHLNNLSEKFKNELNIVGVLLEDKSEDEVKEFAQKYKIKYDIAVGEGNFLFEKAMGGIKGLPASALFKANGDYAQGYIGLVPEEMLETDINRAIK